The Melitaea cinxia chromosome 6, ilMelCinx1.1, whole genome shotgun sequence genome has a window encoding:
- the LOC123654383 gene encoding uncharacterized protein LOC123654383 encodes MVVGESKRTANIMDGIENTGDVRLHDHRLRLKQRFDIVRKLGQGTYGKVQLGINKKTGQEVAIKTIKKCKIETEADLIRIRREVQIMSSVRHPNIVHIYEVFENSEKMILVMEYCSGGELYDYLSQKKVLEEDEARRLFRQIATAVYYCHIHKICHRDLKLENVLLDDTGSAKIADFGLSNVFKETSLLSTFCGSPLYASPEIVKGTPYIGPEVDCWSLGVLLYTLVYGAMPFDGSNFKRLVRQISNGDYYEPKSPSTASPLIRDMLTVDPLKRADIAYICDHPWVNTGCEASCLEVAEALAAQTPVRLDLLLSLAPAAPSSCNSVLVPAQADLGPEESCTDLTSSTSMAVEPSNSAEKRILELVAEGGEDAIKPSPTRTLVSAADNKRKLDAAASASCLRKKERVASCASMAPLSPALPEEDAKSDSPPPEQTSEDSIQPTQPSLKSSATMTISPAPAPPVKEQTEVSENTPEELKDKPRLVIKKKVSPPKSGEKSEKLEETKDATKTNAVSSAAEKLTSLSLAPPTPAPAPAPAKPKKLSIPGHVGSFKEQFERRASLTAAPEIKRNVSKPVVSKLAKPKAQSEDRELTSKSPDNGTVRLQQIGIEPSPVASAGAGRGGVKKTESEPSHSSAVVDPSELLQDARRSLQNSMAKLAEERAGEDSRRRAARDIISSAIRTGKPPVPYGRSSSAGVATLLSPPGTPGSPAPAQSPRVFRTEALHRVEDHRNRGVSVERIIPITMSGEEPPARAASATPTSPATSPPASLTSLVSPMSPAGSRATPLRRLASVESTGEAASPSSGEPIKKSAREFIIPIAVEGKGYVTPRQRSLEPDALPARLARAAPRPRRISSLVSGGESEEEDDTHMHRLRSTRAARAESVSSGEEDEEDEGFHLLTAENLFSTLLHRVRALTQRLNGEEGPGFQHPHSLFNNLQSPFFNRREGWGSRDLHAPFDSMFGKRPAPRGSSKKTAKHQTRASPNSEARVPDGLDLSDLDLSSIEFSEREMRALSGLTPALSRRLQRQLLAHLPPRAAARLRRTLSLHAAPPAPGAAHDPARSRSATTALERAPDSGDPKPEEPRVRPDDPPVDNDNVPEKSLDEPSGQPPEPSAAEKQKLDRDTVEFSASQFCTLPRLRRRKSQSREPEPPPSSTESGIGNASKLESLIKDSDSSKTENVQRFQERPLLSKYLAPEKYNSLDETSYLSEGSILSEPSYIAAYGSPAMLNTPVPSFRHHSLRLSGDQSKKRISRFLRSDFFDTPPDESLYAKHKKEKELETQKILKEIREKKNKSLNTNAKSPIETNDLQFMSKDESSRKCLSPITNSILKDRSRSNTPFFPILDNIKETNLDSSVVLPQTKESKEENEIKSKTNSMYLDSKLSRPKSYPIKNIEKYESINKNAITDSCRNEDNEVEDKKAGRESKLIRPKSYPTSNPSPEKVYTNRNNTKEEFKSSKETDLENKTDIEVSFSITLPKKPKSTIESQSKQGSLCSKLENKIDSDSTLTLKKYKVINSKDKNEKVETPDVQTDNNTELKNIKNGIIKDDVKPISTENQTNDKKGVIKKKVIKKVSSKSKTDINVVNANESKGSGDKKKAIKKVKEKDKNTDDNTPSVPKKKSVLQSIGHKLEKLASSKSNSPEKVSNNSTPLNNKNDSSLKQNRNQREHSVPANIETISESNLIKRAVTITDVAALENSNNDLNKTTVSKVLGLFKRFEPKEKNTKTNLEKNTKESVNNSNDYLSKKENTYLNDLQDKPKRPNSLLLNGLGRKNKFNRSSSEDDTVTNIENSERQVLKKETDSKPNLKLDFSRLPRVKKIVPTNSVIEPQIMSFSNDEKYFDKSDVLEKNESSLNIENKDSSDTKKRSRSRSRSIYSNSDIKSETSPDIKEKHSSHDGSLHLSYRNHESISPEKEDIVDRIRRKSFYSRFNEKKQRRKSSLVGPGATEYDPLARIHSHATESKYDVSPTSPGSYDLSPGLSVGSDLSPSTERYRSILNDLPITTRTNLKYDGINDKIDMYRSLDRKYSGIRSYLDYDQPSSYNSNRYSRTKSLFEGSDLSEDQSYGLPRESHKYNRTSSLFSPGSYATYRPKRTRNSAIILKESEKEPSPENILDKIRQRKISISVTRKPDHEKESVPRSNVTPKSEGDGSERSAKID; translated from the exons ATGGTGGTGGGTGAGAGCAAGCGTACCGCGAACATTATGGACGGTATTGAGAACACGGGGGACGTCCGCCTCCACGATCACCGACTCCGTCTCAAACAGAG ATTTGATATAGTCAGAAAGCTAGGTCAAGGAACGTATGGAAAAGTACAGCTCGGTATCAACAAGAAAACAGGACAGGAGGTGGCGATCAAGacgattaaaaaatgtaaaattgaaaCTGAGGCAGATCTTATTCGTATCAGGCGAGAAGTTCAGATCATGTCTTCCGTCAGACATCCGAACATAGTTCATATTTATGAAG TATTTGAAAATAGCGAGAAGATGATTCTTGTGATGGAGTATTGCTCTGGCGGTGAACTGTACGACTACCTCAGCCAGAAGAAAGTATTAGAAGAGGACGAAGCCAGAAG GTTGTTTCGACAGATTGCGACCGCTGTTTATTATTGccatatacataaaatatgccATAgagatttaaaattagaaaacgtGTTACTCGACGATACTGGTAGTGCTAAG atagCTGATTTTGGCCTTTCAAACGTTTTTAAAGAAACTTCTTTACTATCAACATTTTGTGGGTCACCCCTATATGCTTCGCCTGAAATAGTTAAAGGAACACCTTACATAGGACCTGAG GTGGATTGTTGGTCATTGGGAGTCCTACTTTACACTCTAGTCTACGGGGCTATGCCGTTTGATGGATCAAACTTTAAGCGTCTCGTCCGACAGATCAGTAATGGCGATTATTATGAACCTAAAAGTCCATCaa CGGCATCACCCCTGATACGTGATATGTTGACCGTGGATCCTTTGAAAAGAGCGGACATCGCATACATATGTGATCATCC GTGGGTGAACACGGGCTGCGAGGCGTCGTGCCTGGAGGTGGCGGAGGCGCTGGCGGCGCAGACGCCCGTGCGCCTGGACCTGCTGCTGTCGCTGGCGCCCGCCGCGCCCTCCAGCTGCAACAGCGTGCTCGTGCCCGCGCAG GCTGACTTAGGACCGGAGGAGAGTTGTACAGATCTCACAAGTTCCACGTCGATGGCCGTCGAGCCGAGCAATTCCGCCGAGAAGAGGATCTTGGAGCTTGTAGCCG AGGGCGGCGAGGACGCCATCAAGCCGTCCCCGACGCGCACGCTCGTGAGCGCCGCCGACAACAAGCGCAAGCTGGACGCCGCCGCCAGCGCCTCCTGCCTGCGGAAGAAGGAGCGCGTGGCCAG TTGTGCAAGTATGGCACCACTATCTCCTGCCTTACCTGAAGAAGATGCTAAATCAGATTCTCCGCCTCCGGAGCAAACGTCTGAAGATTCG ATACAGCCCACACAGCCTTCATTAAAGTCTTCGGCGACGATGACGATATCTCCGGCGCCCGCGCCACCGGTCAAGGAACAAACCGAAGTTTCAGAAAATACACCAGAGGAACTCAAAGACAAACCTAGACTTGTAATCAAGAAGAAAGTGTCGCCACCAAAGAGTGGCGAGAAATCAGAAAAATTAGAGGAGACAAAG GATGCAACAAAAACAAATGCAGTATCGTCAGCGGCGGAAAAGTTGACGTCGCTGTCCCTCGCGCCGCCGACACCTGCGCCTGCGCCGGCGCCGGCTAAACCTAAAAAACTCTCTATACCAG GCCATGTCGGTAGCTTCAAAGAACAGTTCGAGAGACGAGCCTCTCTCACTGCTGCCCCCGAGATCAAGCGAAATGTTTCTAAGCCag TCGTGTCAAAGCTCGCCAAGCCGAAGGCTCAGAGCGAGGATCGCGAACTGACGAGCAAGTCGCCCGACAACGGCACCGTGCGACTGCAACAGATAGGCATCGAGCCCTCACCG GTGGCGAGTGCGGGCGCGGGCCGCGGCGGCGTGAAGAAGACGGAGAGCGAGCCGTCGCACTCCAGCGCGGTCGTCGACCCCAGCGAGCTGCTGCAGGACGCGCGCCG GAGCCTGCAGAACTCGATGGCAAAACTGGCAGAGGAGCGCGCGGGCGAGGACAGCCGCCGTCGCGCTGCCAGAGACATTATCTCCTCCGCTATACGCACAG GCAAGCCGCCAGTCCCGTACGGGCGCTCGTCCTCGGCGGGCGTGGCGACGCTGCTGTCGCCGCCCGGCACGCCCGGCTCGCCCGCGCCTGCGCAGTCGCCGCGAGTGTTCCGCACAGAGGCGCTGCATCGCGTCGAGGATCATCGCAAtag AGGCGTGTCCGTGGAGCGCATCATCCCCATCACGATGTCGGGCGAGGAGCCACCGGCGCGCGCCGCGTCGGCCACGCCCACGTCGCCCGCCACGTCCCCGCCCGCCTCGCTCACTTCACTCGTGTCGCCAATGTCGCCAGCGGGTTCGCGCGCCACGCCGTTACG ACGACTGGCGTCGGTGGAGTCGACGGGCGAGGCCGCGTCGCCGTCGTCGGGCGAGCCGATCAAGAAGTCTGCCCGCGAGTTCATCATCCCCATCGCGGTGGAGGGCAAGGGCTACGTGACGCCGCGCCAGCGCAGCCTCGAGCCCGACGCGCTGCCCGCGCGCctcgcccgcgccgcgccgcgcccgcgccgcatCAG CAGTCTAGTCAGTGGTGGTGAATCAGAAGAAGAAGATGATACTCATATGCATAGATTAAG atcTACCCGAGCTGCGCGCGCGGAGTCCGTGAGCTCCGgcgaagaagacgaagaagacgaGGGCTTCCATCTACTCACCGCTGAGAATCTCTTCTCCACTCTATTACACAGA GTGCGTGCGCTGACGCAGCGCCTCAACGGCGAGGAGGGCCCCGGCTTCCAGCACCCGCATTCGCTCTTCAACAACCTGCAGTCGCCTTTCTTCAACAG GCGCGAGGGCTGGGGCTCGCGCGACCTGCACGCGCCCTTCGACTCCATGTTCGGCAAGCGGCCGGCGCCCCGAG GTAGTAGTAAGAAAACCGCCAAGCACCAAACGCGAGCTTCGCCGAATTCGGAGGCTCGCGTCCCCGACGGACTGGATCTGTCAGACCTGGACTTGAGTTCGATAGAGTTCTCGGAGCGCGAGATGCGGGCGCTGTCGGGGCTGACGCCGGCGCTGTCGCGGCGCTTGCAGCGCCAGCTGCTCGCGCACctgccgccgcgcgccgccgcgcgcctgcgccgCACGCTGTCGCTgcacgccgcgccgcccgcgcccggcGCCGCGCACGACCCCGCCCGCAGCCGCTCCGCGACCACGGCGCTCGAGAGAGCCCCGGACTCCGGCGACCCGAAGCCGGAGGAGCCCCGAGTTCGGCCCGACGATCCGCCCGTCGATAACGATAACGTCCCGGAAAAATCTCTAGACGAACCTTCCGGGCAGCCTCCCGAGCCGTCTGCGGCCGAAAAGCAAAAACTCGATCGCGACACCGTCGAATTTTCCGCATCACAGTTTTGCACCTTACCTCGTCTCAGACGACGTAAATCTCAGTCGCGAGAACCGGAACCGCCACCTTCTAGTACGGAATCCGGGATAGGGAATGCCTCGAAATTAGAATCTTTAATTAAGGATTCCGATAGTTCTAAAACAGAAAACGTGCAGCGTTTTCAGGAGCGCccattattaagtaaatatttagcacctgaaaaatataattctttggACGAGACGTCTTATTTATCAGAAGGTAGTATATTGTCAGAACCTAGTTATATTGCAGCGTATGGATCGCCTGCGATGCTTAATACTCCAGTGCCATCTTTTAGACATCATTCTCTACGATTAAGTGGAGATCAATCGAAAAAACGTATTTCTAGATTCCTACGTTCAGATTTCTTTGATACTCCTCCAGATGAGAGTTTATATGctaaacataaaaaagaaaaggaaCTAGAAACTCAGAAAATCTTGAAAGAAATtagagaaaagaaaaataaatcgtTAAACACAAATGCGAAAAGTCCGATCGAAACGAATGATTTACAATTTATGTCTAAAGATGAAAGCTCTAGAAAATGTTTATCCCCAATAACTAATTCAATATTAAAAGATCGAAGCAGATCGAATACACCATTTTTCCCGATTTTAGATAATATAAAGGAGACTAATTTAGACTCTTCCGTCGTATTGCCACAAACAAAAGAATCAAAAGAAGAAAATGAAATTAAGAGTAAAACTAATAGTATGTATTTAGATTCAAAATTAAGCAGGCCTAAGAGCTATCCCatcaaaaatatcgaaaaatatgAAAGCATTAATAAAAACGCAATAACAGATAGTTGTAGAAATGAGGACAACGAAGTAGAAGATAAAAAAGCTGGAAGGGAATCGAAATTGATTCGACCAAAGAGCTATCCTACAAGCAACCCTTCTCCAGAAAAAGTTTATACTAATCGTAATAATacaaaagaagaatttaaaTCTTCAAAAGAGACCGACTTAGAGAATAAGACAGATATAGAAGTTAGTTTTAGCATAACTTTACCTAAAAAGCCAAAATCTACAATAGAATCCCAGTCGAAACAGGGATCATTATGttcaaaattagaaaataaaatagatagtgACTCgactttaactttaaaaaaatataaagtcatAAATTCAAAggacaaaaatgaaaaagtGGAAACCCCTGATGTACAAACAGATAATAATACTGAgttgaaaaatatcaaaaatggtATCATAAAAGACGATGTTAAGCCAATTTCAACAGAAAACCAAACAAATGACAAAAAAGGTgtaattaagaaaaaagttattaaaaaagtttcgtCAAAATCCAAAACTGATATTAATGTTGTGAATGCCAATGAATCTAAAGGTTCAGGAGATAAAAAGAAGgcgataaaaaaagtaaaagaaaaagataaaaatacagACGATAATACACCAAGTGTTCCCAAAAAGAAATCAGTCTTACAATCAATTGGacataaattagaaaaattagcATCGTCTAAGTCAAATTCGCCTGAAAAAGTTTCTAATAATAGCACACCgttgaataataaaaacgatTCATCTTTGAAGCAAAATCGAAATCAACGTGAACATTCGGTCCCAGCTAACATCGAAACAATTTCAGAATCAAACTTGATTAAAAGAGCTGTTACTATAACTGACGTTGCTGCCTTGGAAAATTCAAATAATGACCTGAATAAAACGACTGTTTCAAAAGTTTTAGGTTTATTCAAAAGATTTgaaccaaaagaaaaaaacaccaagaccaatttagaaaaaaatactaaagaaAGTGTTAACAATAGCAATGACTATTTAAGTAAAAAGGAAAATACATATTTGAATGACTTGCAAGATAAACCGAAACGGCCAAATTCTTTATTGTTAAATGGATTAGgacgtaaaaataaatttaacaggtCATCGAGCGAAGATGACACAGTAACAAATATAGAAAATAGTGAACGCCAAGTACTTAAAAAAGAAACTGATTCCAAGcctaatttaaaattagatttcTCTAGGTTGCCaagagttaaaaaaatagttccTACGAATTCTGTGATAGAACCACAAATAATGAGTTTTTCTaatgatgaaaaatatttcgataaaaGTGATGTGTTGGAAAAAAACGAATCAAGTttgaatattgaaaataaagacTCTTCTGATACGAAGAAGCGAAGTCGGTCTCGAAGTAGGTCTATATATTCTAATTCTGATATTAAGTCTGAAACAAGTCCagatattaaagaaaaacattCATCACATGATGGCTCACTTCACCTATCTTATCGAAATCATGAATCAATAAGTCCAGAAAAGGAGGACATAGTTGATAGGATTAGAAGAAAAAGCTTTTACTCCCGATTTAATGAGAAAAAACAAAGAAGAAAAAGCAGTTTAGTTGGTCCTGGAGCTACAGAATACGATCCGTTAGCGCGAATCCATTCCCATGCAACAGAATCAAAGTATGACGTGTCTCCGACTTCTCCAGGAAGCTATGACCTTTCACCCGGTTTATCTGTTGGATCCGATTTATCACCGTCCACGGAACGTTACCGGTCCATACTTAACGATCTGCCCATCACTACAAGAACTAACTTAAAGTACGATGGAATCAATGACAAAATTGATATGTATAGATCATTGGACAGAAAGTATTCAGGAATTAGGTCATATCTAGATTATGATCAACCTTCATCTTATAATTCTAATAGATATTCGAGAACAAAATCGTTGTTTGAAGGCAGTGATCTGTCAGAAGATCAGTCATACGGTCTTCCAAGAGAGTCACACAAATATAATCGAACTAGTTCACTATTCTCCCCGGGTAGTTATGCAACATATAGGCCAAAAAGAACGAGAAACTCTGCTATAATACTGAAAGAAAGCGAAAAAGAACCGAGTCCAGAAAATATATTAGACAAAATAAGACAAAGAAAAATTTCGATCAGTGTTACCAGAAAACCTGACCATGAAAAGGAATCAGTACCGAG ATCCAATGTCACACCTAAAAGCGAAGGCGACGGTTCAGAACGCTCTGCGAAAATTGACTGA